The DNA region CACGACGCCGCGAACAAAGCGTTCCTCGCCTGGAATCCCACGCTCACCGCGTCGTTCCACACACCCGCTCGATATGGCATTTTGGAGTTCAGCGAATAGTTCGGTCGGATGGGGAGCGCACGCGCCCTCGCGTGCGGCGGTCGGCGCCCTCGCCGACTACATTTCAATCCTGCTTTTCCTCCTGCTGTGTGCGGTTGAGTCCTTCGGCAGCGACTGGGACCAATTGAAGACGACCCAACCCAAAAGCTACCTCTGCTTCCGCGCCGCAAGCGCGATTCAAATCGACGGAGCGATCGAGGACGACGCCTGGCAAAAAGCGCCCTGGACCGACGATTTCGCCGATATCGAAGGCAGCGCGAAACCGAAGCCCCGATTCCGCACGCGCGCCAAGATGCTCTGGGACGACGACTTCTTTTACATCGCGGCTGAGTTGGAGGAACCGCACGTGAGCGCGACTCTGACGAAGCGCGACGCGGTGATTTTTTATGACAATGATTTCGAGGTGTTCATCGATCCGAACGGCGATAATCACGAGTATTACGAACTCGAGCTCAACGCGCTGAACACGGTCTGGGATCTGTTCCTCAGCATTCCCTACAAGGACGACGGGCAGGCGTTGAACACTTGGGATATTGCCGGATTGAAATCCGCCGTGCGCGTTCAGGGCACGTTGAATGATCCGAGAGATACGGACACGGGCTGGAGTGTGGAGCTGGCGTTGCCATGGAAAGCGCTCGCGGAATACGCCCACCGCCCCGCGCCGCCGATGGACGGCGATCAGTGGCGCGTCAACTTCTCCCGCGTCGAATGGGAGTATCAAATTATGGATGGCAAGTACCGGAAGGTGCCAAACAAGAAGGAAGACAATTGGGTATGGTCGCCGCAGGGCTTGATCGACATGCATCGGCCCGAGAAATGGGGCTACGTTCAGTTTTCGACGGGCGAGCCGGGGCAAGTGACATTCCAGCCGGATTCTGCGGCGGCGGCGCGAGATGTTCTCATGGAGATCTATTATGCCCAGCGGGAATTCCGCAAGGGGAAGAAGCGGTGGGCGGCGACTTTGGAGGATTTGTCGTTGGGCCGGCTTAATGGGCTTCCGGCGATGCAGGCGCCGACTATTCAACTCACGGAGAAAGGGTTCAAGGCCTCCGTCGCCACTCGAACCCCGTCCGGCGAAAACGTGGTTTGGCACGTCACACAAGATTCGCGGATTTGGAGCGAGGCTTCGGCGAAATAGAAGTCGGGGGCCGAAAAACCTTGTGCGTTGGGCTGGCCCTGGGCTTAAGATGCGCCCCTCATGAAATTCTCGGTCGAACACATCGGATTGCCCGCGCGCGATCCCGCAGAGTTGAAGGACTGGTACGTGCGCCAACTCGGCGCCGCGGTGGCGTTCGATACGGGCCAGGTTCCGCCCACTTTTTTTCTCCGGCTGCCAGGCGGCGTGATGATTGAGATCTATAAAGCCGATTCCTCTCTGGCGGACACGAGCAACAACAAGCTGGCCGGCTGGCGCCATCTGGCGTTGCGGGTCGATTCGCTGGAACAGGCGCGCGATCAGTTGACCCTGCAGGGCGTGATCTTTGAAAAGGAATTCCGGCCCGCCGGCGGCGGCGGGCGCATCCTTTTCTTTCGCGACCCGGAAGACAACCTCCTGCACCTGGTGGAACGGCCTGCTGATTCCGTCTTGAAATGAATCCGGGCGAAGCAGTCATTTTCGACATGGACGGGGTGCTCGTGGACAGCGAGCCGCTCCATGAACAAGCGTTCCAGGAGGTCCTCGACCAAATCGGCTACGGCCAGAACCACGGACTCGATTTCAGCGCGTATTACGGCAAGTCGGATCGCGTCGTATGGCAGGACTTCTTTGCGCGGCATCAACCCGGTCGAACCTTGGATGAACTGGCGGATTGGAAGCAGCGGCGTTTTTTTGAACTCTTGA from Verrucomicrobiota bacterium includes:
- a CDS encoding VOC family protein, translated to MKFSVEHIGLPARDPAELKDWYVRQLGAAVAFDTGQVPPTFFLRLPGGVMIEIYKADSSLADTSNNKLAGWRHLALRVDSLEQARDQLTLQGVIFEKEFRPAGGGGRILFFRDPEDNLLHLVERPADSVLK